Proteins from one Salmonella bongori NCTC 12419 genomic window:
- the mdoH gene encoding glucans biosynthesis glucosyltransferase MdoH, with the protein MNKTTEYIDALLLSEREKAALPKTDIRAVHQALDAEHRTYSREDDSPQGSVKARLEQAWPDSLAQGQLIKDDEGRDQLQAMPKATRSSMSPDPWRTNPVGRFWDRLRGRDVTPRYVSRLTKEEQASEQKWRTVGTVRRYILLILTLAQTVVATWYMKTILPYQGWALINPMDMVGQDIWVSFMQLLPYVLQTGILILFAVLFCWVSAGFWTALMGFLQLLIGRDKYSISASTVGDEPLNPEHRTALIMPICNEDVSRVFAGLRATWESVKATGNAAHFDVYILSDSYNPDICVAEQKAWMELIAEVQGEGQIFYRRRRRRVKRKSGNIDDFCRRWGNQYSYMVVLDADSVMSGECLSGLVRLMEANPNAGIIQSSPKASGMDTLYARCQQFATRVYGPLFTAGLHFWQLGESHYWGHNAIIRVKPFIEHCALAPLPGEGSFAGSILSHDFVEAALMRRAGWGVWIAYDLPGSYEELPPNLLDELKRDRRWCHGNLMNFRLFLVKGMHPVHRAVFLTGVMSYLSAPLWFMFLALSTALQVVHALTEPQYFLQPRQLFPVWPQWRPELAIALFASTMVLLFLPKLLSIMLIWCKGTKEYGGFWRVTLSLLLEVLFSVLLAPVRMLFHTVFVVSAFLGWEVVWNSPQRDDDSTPWGEAFMRHGSQLLLGLVWAVGMAWLDLRFLFWLAPIVFSLILSPFVSVFSSRSTVGLRTKRWKLFLIPEEYSPPQVLVDTDKYLEMNRRRILDDGFMHAVFNPSLNALATAMATARHRASKVLEIARDRHVEQALNETPEKLNRDRRLVLLSDPVTMARLHYRVWNAPERYSSWVNHYQSLVLNPQALQGRLSSVG; encoded by the coding sequence ATGAATAAAACAACTGAGTATATTGACGCACTGTTGCTTTCAGAACGTGAGAAAGCGGCATTGCCGAAAACTGACATCCGCGCCGTACATCAGGCGCTGGATGCCGAGCATCGGACTTACTCGCGAGAAGATGATTCACCGCAGGGTTCCGTAAAAGCCCGCCTTGAGCAAGCCTGGCCAGACTCATTGGCACAGGGGCAGTTAATTAAAGATGATGAGGGGCGTGACCAACTGCAGGCGATGCCGAAAGCGACGCGCTCTTCAATGTCTCCCGACCCCTGGCGAACCAACCCGGTTGGCCGTTTTTGGGATCGTCTGCGTGGGCGGGATGTCACGCCGCGCTATGTTTCCCGTCTGACCAAAGAAGAGCAGGCGAGCGAGCAAAAATGGCGCACCGTCGGCACTGTACGTCGCTACATACTGTTGATTCTGACTCTCGCGCAGACAGTCGTCGCCACCTGGTATATGAAGACGATTTTGCCTTATCAGGGATGGGCGCTGATCAACCCTATGGATATGGTAGGGCAGGATATTTGGGTCTCCTTTATGCAACTCCTGCCTTACGTGTTGCAAACCGGTATCCTTATTCTGTTTGCTGTGCTGTTCTGCTGGGTGTCAGCCGGGTTCTGGACGGCACTAATGGGATTCCTGCAACTGCTTATCGGGCGCGATAAGTACAGTATTTCCGCGTCTACGGTGGGTGATGAGCCGCTCAATCCGGAACACCGGACGGCGCTGATTATGCCTATCTGTAATGAAGATGTTAGCCGCGTTTTTGCTGGTCTGCGTGCCACCTGGGAGTCTGTAAAAGCGACAGGCAACGCCGCGCATTTCGATGTCTATATCCTTAGCGATAGCTACAATCCTGACATCTGCGTCGCGGAACAAAAAGCATGGATGGAGCTGATTGCGGAAGTGCAGGGCGAAGGGCAAATTTTTTACCGCCGCCGTCGCCGCCGCGTGAAACGCAAAAGCGGCAATATTGACGATTTTTGTCGCCGCTGGGGCAATCAGTACAGCTATATGGTGGTGCTGGATGCAGACTCCGTAATGAGTGGAGAGTGTCTGAGCGGCCTGGTGCGCCTGATGGAGGCAAATCCAAATGCCGGAATTATTCAGTCCTCGCCGAAAGCATCGGGGATGGATACTCTGTATGCGCGCTGCCAGCAGTTTGCAACCCGTGTCTATGGTCCGCTGTTTACCGCCGGGTTGCATTTCTGGCAACTGGGGGAGTCGCACTACTGGGGCCACAACGCTATCATCCGCGTGAAGCCGTTTATTGAGCATTGTGCTCTGGCGCCGCTGCCGGGAGAAGGATCGTTCGCCGGATCGATTCTTTCGCATGACTTTGTCGAAGCTGCGCTGATGCGTCGGGCAGGATGGGGCGTCTGGATCGCCTACGATCTGCCCGGTTCCTATGAAGAGCTGCCGCCAAACCTGCTTGATGAACTTAAACGCGATCGCCGATGGTGCCACGGCAACCTGATGAACTTCCGTCTGTTCCTGGTGAAAGGGATGCACCCGGTGCATCGCGCCGTATTCCTGACGGGGGTGATGTCTTATCTGTCGGCACCGTTGTGGTTTATGTTCCTCGCGCTTTCTACCGCTCTGCAGGTCGTTCATGCGTTAACGGAACCGCAATACTTTCTCCAGCCGCGTCAGCTTTTTCCGGTCTGGCCGCAGTGGCGTCCTGAACTGGCGATTGCGCTGTTTGCCTCAACCATGGTGCTGCTGTTCTTGCCCAAACTGCTCAGCATTATGTTGATCTGGTGCAAAGGCACTAAAGAGTATGGTGGCTTCTGGCGCGTTACGTTGTCGCTGTTGCTGGAGGTTCTGTTCTCTGTATTGCTGGCTCCGGTGCGTATGCTGTTTCATACCGTATTTGTGGTCAGCGCGTTTCTCGGCTGGGAGGTGGTCTGGAATTCGCCGCAGCGTGATGATGACTCTACGCCGTGGGGTGAGGCCTTTATGCGTCATGGCTCGCAGTTGCTGCTGGGGCTGGTCTGGGCGGTTGGTATGGCCTGGCTGGACTTACGTTTTCTGTTCTGGCTGGCGCCGATTGTCTTTTCACTGATTTTGTCGCCTTTTGTCTCCGTGTTCTCCAGCCGTTCAACGGTTGGATTACGCACCAAACGTTGGAAGCTGTTCCTGATCCCGGAAGAGTATTCACCGCCGCAAGTGCTGGTCGATACCGATAAATATCTGGAGATGAATCGTCGTCGTATTCTGGATGATGGCTTTATGCATGCGGTGTTTAACCCATCGCTTAATGCGCTGGCAACCGCCATGGCCACTGCGCGTCACCGCGCCAGTAAAGTTCTGGAAATTGCCCGCGATCGCCATGTGGAGCAGGCGCTGAACGAAACGCCGGAGAAACTGAACCGCGACCGTCGTCTGGTTTTGCTAAGCGATCCGGTGACAATGGCGCGTTTACACTATCGCGTCTGGAATGCGCCAGAGAGATACTCTTCCTGGGTGAACCATTATCAATCTCTTGTTCTGAATCCGCAGGCGTTGCAGGGCCGACTATCGTCTGTCGGATAG
- a CDS encoding YceK/YidQ family lipoprotein: MRILAVSIMVVTLSGCGSIISRTIPGQGHGNQYYPGVQWDVRDSAWRYITILDLPFSLLFDTLLLPLDIQHGPYT, encoded by the coding sequence GTGCGTATCTTGGCGGTGAGTATCATGGTGGTGACTTTAAGCGGTTGCGGCAGCATCATTAGCAGAACGATCCCCGGACAGGGGCACGGCAACCAGTATTATCCTGGCGTGCAGTGGGATGTACGCGATTCCGCATGGCGCTATATCACTATCCTCGATCTGCCATTTTCACTGCTTTTTGATACGTTACTACTGCCGCTGGATATCCAGCATGGTCCTTATACGTAG
- a CDS encoding DUF2770 family protein — protein MRHLFHFLVNNLHEHFMLYVILCSLWAIMDIVYLFFF, from the coding sequence ATGCGTCATCTCTTTCATTTCCTGGTAAATAACCTTCACGAACATTTTATGCTTTACGTTATTCTCTGCTCCCTTTGGGCGATTATGGATATCGTTTATCTTTTTTTCTTTTGA
- the bssS gene encoding biofilm formation regulator BssS, with the protein MEKNNEVIQTHPLVGWDISTVDSYDALMLRLHYQTPNPEGTEVGQTLWLTTDVARQFISILEAGIAKIESGDYQENEYRRH; encoded by the coding sequence ATGGAAAAAAATAATGAAGTCATTCAGACCCATCCGCTTGTAGGATGGGACATCAGCACTGTCGATAGCTATGATGCGCTGATGCTGCGTTTACACTACCAGACCCCAAATCCGGAAGGGACTGAAGTTGGTCAAACGCTCTGGTTAACGACTGATGTGGCCAGGCAATTTATTTCAATATTAGAAGCCGGCATCGCCAAAATAGAATCAGGCGATTACCAGGAAAACGAGTATCGTCGCCATTAG
- the mdoG gene encoding glucans biosynthesis protein MdoG encodes MMKMRWLGAAVMLTLYASSSWAFSIDDVAKQAQSLAGKGYEAPKSNLPSVFRDMKYADYQQIQFNSDKAYWNNLKTPFKLEFYHQGMYFDTPVKINEVTATTVKRIKYSPDYFNFGNVQHDKDTVKDLGFAGFKVLYPINSKDKNDEIVSMLGASYFRVIGAGQVYGLSARGLAIDTALPSGEEFPRFREFWIERPKPTDKRLTVYALLDSPRATGAYRFVIIPGRDTVVDVQSKVYLRDKVGKLGVAPLTSMFLFGPNQPSPTTNYRPELHDSNGLSIHAGNGEWIWRPLNNPKHLAVSSYAMENPQGFGLLQRGREFSRFEDLDDRYDLRPSAWITPKGDWGKGKVELVEIPTNDETNDNIVAYWTPDQLPEPGKEMNFKYTLTFSRDEDKLHAPDNAWVLQTRRSTGDVKQSNLIRQPDGTIAFVVDFVGADMKKLPPDTPVTAQTSIGDNGEIVDSNVRYNPVTKGWRLMLRVKVKDAKKTTEMRAALVNADQTLSETWSYQLPANE; translated from the coding sequence ATGATGAAAATGCGTTGGTTGGGTGCAGCTGTTATGTTAACACTTTACGCATCATCGAGCTGGGCGTTCAGTATTGATGACGTGGCAAAACAAGCCCAATCTTTAGCCGGGAAAGGCTATGAAGCGCCTAAAAGCAACTTGCCCTCCGTTTTCCGCGACATGAAATATGCGGATTATCAGCAGATCCAGTTTAACAGCGACAAAGCATACTGGAACAACTTAAAGACTCCATTTAAGCTCGAATTTTACCATCAGGGGATGTACTTCGATACGCCGGTTAAGATCAACGAAGTGACGGCGACGACGGTCAAAAGAATCAAATACAGCCCGGATTACTTCAATTTTGGCAATGTTCAGCACGATAAAGACACGGTAAAAGATTTAGGCTTCGCCGGGTTCAAAGTCCTGTACCCCATCAACAGTAAAGATAAGAACGACGAAATCGTCAGTATGCTTGGCGCCAGCTATTTCCGCGTTATCGGCGCAGGCCAGGTGTATGGCTTATCTGCACGCGGCCTGGCGATTGATACCGCTTTGCCATCTGGTGAAGAGTTTCCCCGCTTTCGCGAGTTCTGGATTGAACGGCCAAAACCGACAGATAAACGTTTGACCGTCTATGCATTGCTGGATTCTCCGCGGGCGACCGGCGCATACCGTTTTGTCATCATCCCGGGCCGCGATACCGTGGTGGACGTACAGTCAAAAGTCTATCTGCGTGACAAAGTGGGCAAACTGGGCGTTGCGCCACTAACCAGTATGTTCCTGTTTGGGCCAAACCAGCCTTCGCCGACGACCAACTATCGCCCGGAGTTACATGACTCTAACGGGTTATCCATTCATGCGGGTAATGGCGAATGGATTTGGCGTCCGCTGAACAATCCGAAACATCTCGCCGTGAGTAGCTATGCAATGGAGAATCCGCAGGGATTTGGCCTGTTGCAGCGGGGTCGCGAGTTCTCGCGCTTTGAAGATTTAGACGATCGGTACGACTTGCGTCCAAGCGCCTGGATTACCCCGAAAGGCGACTGGGGGAAAGGTAAGGTTGAACTGGTTGAAATCCCGACTAATGATGAAACCAACGACAATATCGTCGCTTACTGGACGCCGGATCAGTTGCCGGAACCGGGTAAAGAGATGAATTTCAAATATACTCTGACCTTTAGCCGTGATGAAGATAAACTTCATGCTCCGGATAACGCCTGGGTGCTGCAGACACGCCGCTCAACGGGCGATGTTAAACAATCGAACCTGATTCGCCAGCCTGACGGTACTATTGCTTTCGTGGTGGATTTCGTCGGCGCTGACATGAAAAAACTGCCGCCGGATACGCCTGTCACTGCGCAAACCAGCATTGGCGATAACGGCGAAATCGTTGACAGTAATGTACGCTATAACCCGGTCACTAAAGGCTGGCGTTTAATGCTGCGTGTAAAAGTCAAAGATGCGAAGAAAACCACGGAAATGCGTGCCGCATTGGTAAATGCCGATCAGACGCTAAGTGAAACCTGGAGCTACCAGTTACCTGCCAATGAATAA
- a CDS encoding YceI family protein, whose product MKKSLLGLTLASLLFTTGSAMAAEYKIDKEGQHAFINFRIQHLGYSWLYGTFKDFDGSFTFDEKNPEADKVNVTINTNSVDTNHAERDKHLRSAEFLNVTKFPQATFTSTSVKKEGDELDITGNLTLNGVTKPVTLEAKLMGQGDDPWGGKRAGFEAEGKIKLKDFNITTDLGPMSQDVELIISVEGVQQK is encoded by the coding sequence ATGAAAAAAAGCCTGCTAGGACTTACCCTCGCATCTCTGTTGTTCACGACCGGATCCGCCATGGCGGCGGAGTATAAAATTGATAAAGAAGGCCAACATGCTTTCATCAATTTCCGTATCCAACACCTGGGCTATAGTTGGCTATATGGCACCTTTAAAGATTTCGACGGCAGTTTTACTTTTGATGAAAAAAATCCGGAGGCAGACAAAGTAAACGTGACCATTAACACCAACAGCGTCGACACTAATCACGCCGAGCGTGATAAGCATCTGCGCAGCGCGGAATTCCTTAACGTCACGAAATTCCCTCAGGCCACCTTCACCTCCACCAGTGTGAAAAAAGAGGGCGATGAACTGGATATTACCGGTAATCTGACGCTCAATGGCGTGACCAAACCCGTGACGCTTGAAGCGAAACTGATGGGCCAGGGAGACGATCCGTGGGGCGGTAAACGTGCGGGCTTTGAGGCTGAAGGAAAAATTAAGCTGAAAGATTTTAATATTACGACCGATCTCGGCCCAATGTCACAAGACGTGGAGCTTATTATCTCGGTAGAAGGCGTTCAGCAGAAGTAA
- a CDS encoding Kdo(2)-lipid IV(A) acyltransferase: protein MTNLPKFSVALLHPRYWLTWLGIGTLWLVVQLPYPAIYKLGCALGHLARRVMKRRAQIAYRNLELCFPEMSEQERHRMVVKNFESVGMGVMETGMAWFWPDRRVARWTETSGLEHIRAIKAQGHGFILVGIHFLTLELGARMFGMHNPGIGVYRPNDNPLLDWLQTWGRLRSNKTMLDRKDLKGMVKALKSGELIWYAPDHDYGPRASVFVPLFAVDQAATTSGTWMLARMSKACIVPFVPRRKPGGKGYELIILPVEPSPPLESAEATAAWMNKIVEKCIMMAPEQYMWLHRRFKTRPEGVPSRY from the coding sequence ATGACGAATTTGCCTAAGTTCTCCGTGGCCTTACTGCACCCGCGTTACTGGTTAACCTGGTTAGGTATAGGCACGCTTTGGTTGGTCGTACAACTCCCCTACCCGGCTATCTATAAATTAGGCTGCGCATTAGGCCATCTGGCACGGCGCGTAATGAAACGCCGCGCGCAAATTGCTTATCGCAACCTTGAATTATGCTTTCCGGAAATGAGCGAACAGGAACGCCACAGGATGGTGGTCAAAAATTTTGAATCCGTCGGCATGGGTGTCATGGAAACCGGCATGGCCTGGTTCTGGCCCGATCGTCGAGTGGCCCGCTGGACGGAGACGAGCGGTCTGGAACATATCCGTGCAATTAAAGCACAGGGCCACGGCTTTATACTGGTAGGGATCCATTTCCTTACGCTTGAGCTTGGCGCACGCATGTTTGGTATGCATAATCCCGGTATTGGCGTTTATCGCCCGAATGACAATCCCTTGCTGGACTGGTTGCAGACCTGGGGACGTTTACGTTCTAATAAAACAATGCTGGATCGCAAAGATCTGAAAGGTATGGTTAAGGCATTGAAAAGCGGTGAATTAATCTGGTACGCCCCGGACCACGATTATGGCCCGCGCGCCAGCGTATTTGTGCCGTTATTCGCCGTCGACCAGGCCGCGACGACGTCCGGCACCTGGATGCTCGCACGCATGTCTAAAGCCTGTATTGTTCCCTTCGTGCCGCGCCGTAAACCCGGCGGGAAAGGCTACGAACTGATCATTCTTCCTGTGGAACCCTCCCCTCCGCTGGAGAGTGCAGAGGCGACCGCCGCATGGATGAATAAGATTGTTGAGAAGTGCATTATGATGGCGCCAGAGCAATATATGTGGCTGCATCGCCGCTTTAAAACCCGGCCTGAAGGCGTACCATCGCGTTATTAA
- the trhO gene encoding oxygen-dependent tRNA uridine(34) hydroxylase TrhO, translating into MPVLHNRISNDELKAKMLAESEPRTTISFYRYFTIASPQETRDALYRLFTALGVFGRVYLAHEGINAQISVPQSKVEMFRQQLYAFDPALDGLRLNIALEDDGKSFWVLRMKVRDRIVADGIDDPHFDASNVGDYLKAAEVNAMLDDPDAVFIDMRNHYEYEVGHFENALEIPADTFREQLPKAVEMMQEHADKKIVMYCTGGIRCEKASAWMKHNGFNNVWHIEGGIIEYARRAREQGLPVRFIGKNFVFDERMGERISDDIIAHCHQCGAPCDSHTNCKNDGCHLLFIQCPQCASKFNGCCSEQCCEELVLPEEEQRRRRAGRENGNKIFNKSRGRLNTTADIPDPKA; encoded by the coding sequence ATGCCAGTGTTACATAACCGCATTTCTAATGACGAACTGAAAGCCAAAATGCTGGCGGAAAGTGAGCCGCGGACGACAATTTCTTTTTATCGTTATTTCACCATTGCTTCGCCGCAGGAGACCCGGGACGCGTTGTACCGGTTGTTTACGGCGTTAGGGGTATTTGGTCGCGTTTATCTGGCGCATGAGGGGATCAACGCACAAATCAGCGTGCCGCAAAGTAAGGTAGAAATGTTTCGTCAACAGCTATATGCGTTTGATCCCGCATTAGACGGATTGCGCCTGAATATCGCTCTGGAGGATGACGGAAAATCATTTTGGGTGCTACGTATGAAAGTTCGCGACCGTATTGTAGCCGATGGCATTGACGATCCGCATTTTGATGCCAGTAATGTCGGTGATTATCTGAAGGCCGCGGAGGTTAACGCGATGCTGGACGATCCTGACGCGGTCTTTATTGATATGCGCAACCACTATGAATATGAAGTCGGCCATTTCGAAAATGCCCTGGAGATTCCTGCGGATACGTTTCGCGAACAGTTGCCAAAAGCAGTTGAAATGATGCAGGAACATGCAGATAAAAAGATCGTCATGTATTGCACCGGCGGCATTCGTTGTGAGAAAGCCAGCGCGTGGATGAAACACAACGGTTTTAATAACGTCTGGCATATTGAGGGCGGTATTATTGAGTACGCCCGTCGTGCGCGCGAGCAGGGGCTTCCCGTTCGCTTTATTGGCAAAAACTTTGTATTTGATGAGCGAATGGGCGAACGAATCTCGGATGATATTATCGCGCACTGTCATCAGTGCGGCGCGCCCTGCGATAGCCATACCAACTGCAAAAATGACGGTTGCCATCTGCTGTTTATCCAGTGTCCGCAGTGCGCCAGTAAATTTAACGGTTGCTGTAGTGAACAATGTTGTGAAGAGTTGGTCTTGCCGGAGGAGGAGCAGCGTCGGCGTCGCGCAGGCCGAGAGAACGGTAATAAAATTTTCAATAAATCACGTGGTCGGCTTAATACCACAGCAGACATCCCTGATCCGAAAGCGTAA
- the mdtG gene encoding multidrug efflux MFS transporter MdtG, producing the protein MSPSDVPINWKRNLTVTWLGCFLTGAAFSLVMPFLPLYVEQLGVTGHSALNMWSGLVFSITFLFSAIASPFWGGLADRKGRKIMLLRSALGMAIVMLLMGMAQNIWQFLILRALLGLLGGFIPNANALIATQVPRNKSGWALGTLSTGGVSGALLGPLAGGLLADHYGLRPVFFITASVLLICFLLTLFFIRENFQPVSKKEMLHVREVVTSLKNPRLVLSLFVTTLIIQVATGSIAPILTLYVRELAGNVSNIAFISGVIASVPGVAALLSAPRLGKLGDKIGPEKILIVALIISVLLLIPMSFVQTPWQLALLRFLLGAADGALLPAVQTLLVYNSTNQIAGRIFSYNQSFRDIGNVTGPLMGAAISANYGFRAVFCVTAGVVMFNAIYSWYSLRRRRLAME; encoded by the coding sequence ATGTCACCCTCTGATGTCCCCATAAACTGGAAACGTAATCTTACCGTTACCTGGTTGGGCTGTTTTTTAACCGGCGCGGCTTTCAGCCTGGTCATGCCCTTTCTCCCGCTCTACGTGGAGCAACTCGGCGTGACAGGCCATAGTGCGCTGAATATGTGGTCCGGGCTGGTCTTTAGCATTACGTTTCTCTTTTCAGCTATCGCATCCCCTTTTTGGGGCGGACTGGCGGATCGCAAAGGACGTAAAATTATGCTGTTGCGCTCCGCTCTCGGCATGGCCATTGTCATGCTGCTAATGGGTATGGCGCAAAATATCTGGCAATTTCTTATTCTCCGTGCGTTGTTAGGGCTGTTGGGCGGATTTATTCCCAATGCCAATGCCCTTATCGCCACTCAGGTGCCACGCAACAAAAGCGGCTGGGCGTTAGGGACGCTCTCCACTGGCGGCGTCAGCGGCGCGCTGCTTGGCCCGCTTGCAGGTGGTCTGCTCGCCGACCACTACGGACTGCGTCCGGTCTTTTTTATTACCGCCAGCGTCTTGTTGATCTGTTTTCTGCTCACCTTGTTTTTTATTCGTGAGAATTTCCAGCCGGTGAGCAAAAAAGAGATGCTTCATGTCCGGGAAGTTGTCACCTCGCTAAAAAATCCCCGCCTGGTATTAAGTTTGTTTGTTACAACGCTGATTATTCAGGTGGCAACGGGTTCTATTGCACCAATTCTGACGCTCTATGTTCGCGAACTTGCCGGCAATGTCAGTAACATTGCATTTATTAGCGGAGTTATAGCCTCGGTGCCTGGCGTAGCAGCGCTGCTAAGCGCTCCTCGACTCGGCAAGCTTGGCGACAAAATAGGCCCGGAAAAGATCCTTATCGTCGCGCTGATTATTTCCGTACTGCTGTTGATACCAATGTCTTTTGTGCAAACGCCATGGCAGCTTGCGTTATTGCGCTTCCTGCTTGGCGCGGCGGATGGCGCGCTACTGCCAGCCGTACAAACTTTGCTGGTTTACAATTCTACCAATCAGATAGCCGGACGGATCTTCAGTTATAACCAGTCTTTCCGCGATATCGGCAACGTGACCGGCCCGCTAATGGGCGCGGCAATTTCAGCAAATTATGGCTTCCGCGCGGTGTTCTGCGTCACGGCGGGCGTCGTAATGTTCAATGCCATCTATTCATGGTACAGCTTACGGCGACGCAGGCTGGCAATGGAATGA
- a CDS encoding MysB family protein, with product MTMYATLEEAIDAAREEFLAENPGLEQDEANVQQFNAQKYVLQDGDIMWQVEFFADEGEEGECLPMLSGEAAQSVFDGDYDEIEIRQEWQEENTLHEWDEGEFQLEPPLDTEEGRTAADEWDER from the coding sequence ATGACCATGTATGCCACGCTGGAAGAAGCTATTGATGCAGCCCGTGAAGAATTTCTGGCTGAAAATCCTGGCCTCGAACAAGATGAAGCTAATGTGCAGCAGTTCAATGCTCAGAAATATGTACTACAGGATGGGGACATCATGTGGCAGGTCGAATTTTTCGCCGATGAAGGTGAAGAAGGTGAATGCCTGCCGATGCTGAGTGGTGAGGCCGCGCAAAGCGTATTTGATGGTGATTATGATGAGATAGAGATCCGCCAGGAATGGCAGGAAGAGAATACCCTGCATGAATGGGATGAAGGGGAATTCCAGCTTGAGCCGCCGCTTGATACTGAAGAGGGGCGTACCGCCGCTGACGAATGGGATGAACGTTAA
- the solA gene encoding N-methyl-L-tryptophan oxidase: MKYDLIIIGSGSVGAAAGYYATRAGLKVLMTDAHMPPHQQGSHHGDTRLIRHAYGEGEKYVPLVLRAQTLWDELSALNEEPVFVRSGVVNLGPADSTFLANVARSAQQWRLNVERLDAAAIMTRWPEIRVPDHYIGLFEADSGFLLSELAITTWLRLAREAGCAQLFNCPVIGIHHDDDGVTIDTSEGVYHASKALISAGTWVKALVPELPVQPVRKVFAWFQADGRYSAKNRFPAFTGELPNGDQYYGFPAENDELKIGKHNGGQAIQTRQERKPFAAVASDGSEAFPFLRNVLPGIGGCLHGAACTYDNSPDEDFIIDTLPGHDNTLVITGLSGHGFKFAPVLGEIATDFALGKTPSFDLAPFRLSRFAQ, encoded by the coding sequence ATGAAATACGACCTTATTATTATCGGTAGCGGTTCGGTTGGCGCCGCCGCTGGTTATTATGCCACCCGTGCCGGGCTTAAGGTTCTGATGACTGATGCGCATATGCCGCCTCATCAACAGGGCAGCCATCACGGCGATACCCGCCTTATCCGCCATGCCTATGGTGAAGGCGAAAAATATGTTCCGCTGGTGTTGCGCGCCCAGACGCTTTGGGATGAGCTCTCCGCGCTTAATGAAGAGCCTGTCTTCGTCCGCTCCGGCGTCGTTAACCTCGGTCCAGCCGATTCCACTTTCCTGGCTAACGTCGCGCGGAGCGCGCAACAGTGGCGGTTGAATGTCGAACGCCTGGACGCTGCTGCCATAATGACACGTTGGCCAGAAATTCGCGTCCCCGATCACTATATCGGGTTGTTTGAAGCTGACTCCGGCTTCCTGCTTAGTGAATTAGCCATTACCACATGGCTTCGCCTGGCCAGAGAGGCAGGCTGCGCACAGTTGTTCAACTGTCCGGTAATCGGTATTCACCATGATGACGACGGTGTCACGATAGACACCAGTGAAGGCGTCTATCACGCCAGCAAAGCTCTGATTAGCGCAGGCACCTGGGTGAAAGCACTCGTTCCGGAGCTCCCCGTCCAGCCCGTCCGCAAAGTCTTTGCCTGGTTTCAGGCCGATGGGCGTTACAGCGCTAAAAATCGTTTCCCGGCTTTTACCGGCGAACTGCCCAACGGCGATCAGTATTACGGTTTTCCGGCAGAAAATGACGAGTTAAAAATCGGTAAACATAATGGTGGGCAAGCAATACAGACCCGGCAAGAACGCAAGCCCTTTGCCGCCGTTGCCAGCGATGGCTCCGAAGCATTTCCTTTCCTGCGCAACGTGCTGCCGGGCATCGGCGGCTGTTTGCATGGCGCAGCGTGTACCTATGATAATTCACCAGATGAAGATTTTATTATTGATACGCTGCCTGGCCATGATAATACGCTCGTCATTACTGGACTCAGCGGACATGGTTTTAAATTCGCCCCGGTATTGGGAGAAATTGCCACGGATTTTGCGCTGGGAAAAACGCCCTCCTTTGATCTGGCGCCGTTCCGTCTTTCCCGTTTTGCCCAATAA
- a CDS encoding cytochrome b: MQFKNTPQRYGVVSAALHWLTAIVVYSMFALGLWMVTLSYYDSWYHQAPEWHKSIGVLLMMALIIRIIWRFYSLPPRALTSYSRLTRVGAAAGHIILYLLLFAIVISGYLISTADGKPVSVFGWFEVPATLADAGTQADVAGTLHLWFAWSLVIISLSHGVIALKHHFIDKDDTLKRMTGRSSSDYGAQK, translated from the coding sequence ATGCAATTTAAAAATACTCCACAACGATATGGCGTGGTTTCCGCCGCGCTCCACTGGCTGACCGCAATAGTGGTCTATAGCATGTTTGCGTTGGGTTTATGGATGGTCACACTCAGTTATTACGACAGCTGGTATCACCAGGCGCCGGAATGGCATAAAAGCATTGGCGTTTTACTGATGATGGCGCTGATCATACGTATTATCTGGCGATTTTATTCTCTCCCGCCCAGGGCGTTAACCAGCTACTCCCGCTTAACACGCGTCGGCGCAGCGGCTGGCCATATCATCCTGTATCTTCTGCTGTTTGCGATAGTGATTAGCGGCTACCTGATTTCCACCGCCGACGGGAAACCGGTTAGCGTCTTTGGCTGGTTTGAGGTTCCCGCAACGCTTGCTGATGCGGGCACGCAAGCTGATGTCGCCGGAACGCTACATCTGTGGTTTGCCTGGTCGCTGGTTATTATCTCACTCTCGCATGGGGTAATAGCGCTAAAACACCATTTCATCGATAAAGACGACACTCTGAAACGTATGACAGGAAGGTCGTCATCTGACTATGGAGCTCAAAAATGA